One Gemmatimonadaceae bacterium DNA window includes the following coding sequences:
- a CDS encoding 6-bladed beta-propeller — MRIAGVVVDGQRVYVRDEGSQFVRQFDSGGRFVRNVGRPGAGPGEFQGLFAIGTLADTLWAIDVAQRRVSMFNSDGRFIRSWPLDKLGQAGSARADSFFSMPLALTSDGEMLGFGGTTGRAIADGRVTASPVYRMARSGAVIGTLTWVSIRHSDMVLRSASAMMYRAQPFADNPLLACDGANRRVIVIQRSSSDRRSAASFRATAINLLGDTLWSTVVPVAPVPISRTARDSVREAVLRAIRPRFAAAELDRALFLPEFATPVTAAIVAADGSTWLRGADAGGSVRYYVLDRNGSLTGLASGNPSTRLLWVSDRMAWGEEVVDEVPTLVRLRIERTALSGR, encoded by the coding sequence GTGCGAATTGCAGGCGTTGTCGTCGACGGCCAGCGGGTCTACGTTCGCGACGAGGGCTCCCAATTCGTGCGCCAGTTTGACAGCGGCGGTCGCTTCGTTAGGAATGTTGGTCGCCCGGGAGCCGGGCCGGGCGAGTTTCAGGGCCTGTTCGCAATCGGTACGCTCGCGGATACCCTCTGGGCAATTGATGTAGCTCAGCGCCGAGTATCAATGTTCAATTCGGATGGACGCTTCATCAGGTCCTGGCCATTGGACAAACTTGGCCAAGCCGGAAGCGCGCGCGCGGATTCCTTCTTCTCCATGCCGCTCGCCCTCACGAGCGACGGTGAGATGCTTGGCTTCGGTGGTACGACCGGGCGCGCGATTGCAGATGGGCGTGTGACAGCTAGCCCCGTCTACCGCATGGCTCGCTCGGGAGCAGTCATCGGTACGCTGACGTGGGTGTCCATTCGCCACTCGGATATGGTGCTCCGATCCGCATCTGCGATGATGTATCGCGCTCAGCCGTTTGCGGACAATCCCTTGCTCGCCTGCGATGGTGCCAATCGACGTGTAATTGTGATCCAGCGTTCAAGCTCAGACCGCCGAAGTGCAGCGTCGTTCCGCGCCACAGCGATCAACTTGCTTGGCGACACGTTGTGGTCCACTGTCGTGCCCGTCGCGCCCGTGCCAATTTCCCGGACAGCGCGCGATAGTGTGCGCGAGGCGGTACTGCGTGCGATCCGTCCCCGGTTTGCCGCGGCCGAACTCGATCGCGCACTCTTCTTGCCCGAGTTTGCCACACCGGTGACTGCGGCCATCGTTGCCGCTGACGGCAGCACCTGGCTGCGTGGGGCAGACGCTGGAGGAAGCGTCCGCTACTACGTATTGGATCGGAATGGCAGCCTTACCGGCCTGGCCTCAGGCAATCCCAGTACCCGCCTGCTCTGGGTGTCCGATCGGATGGCTTGGGGAGAGGAGGTCGTGGACGAGGTACCGA
- a CDS encoding NAD(P)/FAD-dependent oxidoreductase: MKRILILGGGTAGTMMAAKLVHVLPLDDWEIAVVDQDDEHVYQPGLLFLPFGDYTRSELVKRRSAVLPPAAKLILAVVDRIVPDENRVTLLGGASIAYDFLIIATGSRIVPAETEGLTGKGWRDTAFDFYTLDGASALGEKLRTWKGGRLVVNVVEMPIKCPVAPLEFLFLAEAFFAGRGMRDDVELVYATPLDSAFTKKRCSDMMGGLLEERGIAVETTFNTGEVDGSARMLRSWDGREIPYDLLVTVPTHRGSAAIATSGLGNELDFVPTDRHTLQSRAFENVFVIGDATDLSSSKAGSVAHFQAEVLTGNVRRAIAGLPLDPGFDGHANCFIETGYGKATLIDFNYDVEPLAGRFPLPIVGPFTLLEETRVNHWGKLAFRSIYWNVLLKGHELPTVGPRMSMAGKRG; encoded by the coding sequence ATGAAACGGATCCTGATCCTTGGCGGCGGCACCGCCGGCACCATGATGGCGGCCAAGCTGGTCCATGTCCTCCCGCTGGATGACTGGGAGATCGCCGTCGTCGACCAGGACGACGAGCACGTCTACCAGCCGGGACTCCTCTTTCTTCCGTTCGGCGACTACACGCGCTCCGAGCTGGTGAAGCGGCGCTCGGCGGTGCTGCCGCCAGCCGCAAAGCTCATCCTCGCCGTGGTCGACCGCATCGTCCCGGATGAGAACCGCGTCACCCTATTGGGAGGCGCATCGATCGCCTACGACTTCCTCATCATCGCCACGGGGAGTCGCATCGTCCCCGCCGAGACGGAGGGACTGACAGGCAAGGGTTGGCGTGATACGGCGTTCGACTTCTACACGCTCGACGGCGCCTCGGCCCTGGGCGAGAAGTTGCGCACATGGAAGGGCGGGCGGCTCGTCGTGAACGTGGTCGAGATGCCGATCAAGTGCCCGGTGGCCCCGCTCGAGTTTCTCTTCCTGGCCGAGGCGTTCTTCGCGGGGCGCGGCATGCGCGACGACGTCGAGCTGGTGTATGCCACGCCGCTGGACAGCGCCTTCACCAAGAAGCGGTGCTCCGACATGATGGGAGGGCTGCTCGAGGAGCGGGGCATCGCGGTCGAGACGACCTTCAACACGGGCGAAGTGGACGGTTCGGCGCGCATGCTCAGGAGCTGGGACGGGCGCGAGATCCCGTACGATCTCCTCGTCACCGTCCCCACGCACCGCGGGAGTGCAGCGATTGCCACGTCGGGGCTGGGCAACGAACTCGACTTTGTCCCCACCGATCGGCACACGCTGCAGTCCAGGGCTTTCGAGAACGTCTTCGTGATTGGCGACGCGACCGATCTCTCCTCGTCGAAGGCGGGGTCGGTGGCGCACTTCCAGGCCGAGGTGCTCACCGGGAACGTGCGTCGCGCCATCGCCGGCCTCCCGCTCGATCCCGGCTTCGACGGCCATGCCAACTGCTTCATCGAGACGGGCTATGGCAAGGCGACGCTCATCGACTTCAACTACGACGTGGAGCCGCTCGCGGGCCGGTTCCCGCTTCCCATCGTTGGACCATTCACGCTCCTCGAGGAGACGCGCGTGAACCACTGGGGGAAGCTCGCCTTTCGGTCGATCTACTGGAACGTCCTGCTCAAGGGACACGAACTCCCCACCGTCGGCCCGCGCATGAGCATGGCGGGGAAGCGGGGCTGA
- a CDS encoding TusE/DsrC/DsvC family sulfur relay protein produces the protein MTMALIAGHEVQLNDDGFMTNPQEWTPEIGEELAQRAGITLTDRHWKVIEFCRRDAAEQGTPPGLRRITAIAGIPTKELYQLFPKGPGILAAKVSGLTKPKSCV, from the coding sequence ATGACCATGGCACTGATCGCGGGACATGAGGTGCAGCTCAATGACGACGGCTTCATGACGAACCCGCAGGAATGGACTCCCGAAATCGGCGAGGAGCTCGCGCAGCGCGCCGGGATCACCCTCACCGATCGCCACTGGAAGGTGATCGAGTTCTGCCGGCGCGACGCGGCAGAGCAGGGAACGCCGCCCGGGCTGCGCCGCATCACGGCGATTGCCGGGATCCCCACCAAGGAGTTGTACCAGCTCTTTCCGAAGGGCCCCGGCATCCTGGCGGCCAAGGTCTCTGGTTTGACCAAGCCCAAGAGCTGCGTGTGA
- a CDS encoding sigma 54-interacting transcriptional regulator codes for MRRNVSLQHRVAMVKAAPHRPALAPPEADRARDVIARLSGVGWFEVDADRTIIAVSPQLERITGFTAADVIGKPCISLIRCRECLKGCGVFRHGHVDETPLTVYTRTGAELEVVRAGEVVRDAQGNVTGAIETLRLADTRSPEAHTLGVHEVMDGREQLETLLGSLGRWYVIADAGQRVMSASTALAAMLGVAPDALRGRPLALLLRDARDGAPDLLRQALDAGVRREGLAAELVARDGEGIPVSISLGPIAATTHCGSSGARTAIMIRPGSDLARADALPAFEGIVGRGPQMQRIFRLIELLHDNDATILVTGESGTGKEMVARALHARSGRRGPFVAVNCAALPAELLESELFGHVRGAFTGALRDRAGRFEAAEGGTLFLDEIGDMPPALQAKLLRVLQDHTFERVGESRTRTADVRVIAATHVDLAAAVAAGRFREDLFYRLRVVPIHVPPLRERRDDLTLLIPHLLERIGQRRGRALRLSPAALDALVSWDWPGNVRELENALEYATALCDGQTVQVTHLPPGIAVDTRAASPVALRLPAANGAMRGAGGVGVGEAGTPAGQEEMQRIRGALERARYRRDEAARALGMSRTTLWRKMKEYRL; via the coding sequence ATGCGACGCAACGTTTCGTTGCAACATCGTGTTGCCATGGTGAAGGCCGCCCCACATCGCCCGGCGCTGGCGCCGCCGGAAGCCGATCGCGCACGCGACGTCATTGCCAGGCTCTCCGGTGTCGGCTGGTTCGAGGTCGACGCCGACCGCACCATCATCGCCGTCAGCCCGCAGCTGGAACGCATCACCGGCTTTACCGCGGCGGACGTGATCGGGAAGCCGTGCATCTCGCTCATCCGTTGCCGCGAGTGCCTCAAGGGGTGTGGCGTCTTCCGGCACGGGCATGTCGACGAGACACCGCTCACCGTCTATACCAGGACCGGCGCCGAGCTCGAGGTCGTGCGCGCGGGCGAGGTGGTGCGCGACGCGCAGGGTAACGTGACGGGGGCCATCGAGACGTTGCGCCTGGCGGACACGCGGAGCCCCGAGGCACACACCCTCGGCGTCCACGAGGTCATGGACGGCCGCGAGCAGCTGGAGACGCTCCTTGGCAGCCTGGGGCGCTGGTACGTGATTGCCGACGCCGGGCAGCGCGTCATGTCGGCATCCACGGCGTTGGCCGCGATGCTGGGCGTTGCGCCTGACGCGCTGCGCGGGCGGCCGCTGGCGTTGCTCCTGCGCGATGCGCGCGATGGAGCCCCCGATCTATTGCGCCAGGCGCTCGACGCCGGCGTGCGACGCGAAGGGCTCGCCGCCGAGTTGGTCGCGCGCGACGGCGAGGGGATCCCGGTCTCCATCTCGCTCGGCCCCATCGCTGCCACGACGCACTGCGGCAGCTCGGGGGCGAGAACGGCGATCATGATTCGTCCGGGCTCGGACCTGGCGCGTGCCGATGCGCTCCCCGCCTTCGAGGGAATCGTCGGGCGCGGGCCACAGATGCAACGCATCTTTCGACTCATCGAACTCCTGCACGACAACGACGCGACTATCCTCGTCACGGGGGAGAGCGGGACGGGGAAGGAGATGGTGGCGCGCGCGCTGCATGCACGATCGGGGCGGCGCGGACCGTTCGTGGCGGTGAACTGCGCCGCGCTCCCGGCGGAGCTGTTGGAGAGCGAACTGTTCGGGCACGTGCGCGGCGCCTTCACTGGCGCACTGCGCGATCGCGCCGGGCGCTTCGAGGCCGCCGAGGGCGGGACGCTCTTCCTCGACGAGATCGGTGATATGCCACCGGCGCTGCAGGCCAAGCTCCTGCGTGTGCTGCAGGATCATACGTTCGAGCGCGTGGGAGAGTCGCGCACGCGAACCGCCGACGTGCGCGTGATCGCCGCCACGCATGTGGATCTCGCGGCGGCGGTGGCGGCAGGGCGCTTCCGCGAGGATCTCTTCTACCGTCTCCGCGTCGTCCCCATTCACGTGCCGCCACTGCGCGAGCGTCGTGACGATCTCACGCTCCTCATTCCGCACCTGCTCGAGCGCATTGGCCAGCGTCGGGGGCGCGCGCTGCGCCTGTCCCCGGCGGCACTGGATGCCCTGGTCTCCTGGGATTGGCCGGGGAACGTGCGCGAGCTGGAGAACGCGCTGGAGTACGCCACGGCGCTGTGCGATGGCCAGACGGTGCAGGTGACGCACCTGCCGCCGGGGATTGCCGTGGATACGCGCGCCGCCTCGCCCGTCGCGTTGCGGCTGCCGGCGGCGAATGGCGCGATGCGCGGAGCTGGCGGGGTGGGGGTTGGCGAGGCCGGAACGCCGGCTGGGCAGGAGGAGATGCAGCGCATCCGTGGTGCGCTGGAGCGCGCGCGCTATCGCCGCGACGAGGCGGCACGCGCCCTGGGGATGAGCCGCACGACGCTGTGGCGGAAGATGAAGGAGTACCGGCTGTAG
- a CDS encoding FAD-dependent oxidoreductase, which translates to MAIDRRSAIAALAALPLGRALSAPESSADATPYPRPPAATPLLRTDGSARHFAVIGAGAFGGWTAWHLRRAGHRVTLIDAYGAGNSRASSGGETRLIRAVYNGQREYTDLVARAFALWREYERSWGARFLTKTGALWMFEGDDDAFARRSLELMRAHRLPLEEVELAAAARRWPQLSFAGVRHVWFEPEAGELLARAACETVREQFVKAGGEYRTALARLPASLGRHLSALPLGDGSTLTADAYVFACGPWLGRLFPDAVGKRIRATRQEMFYFGTPAGDTRFLDPAMPAWANFGDRLIYGMPGNERRGFKAADDSLGDEVDPDTLERLVRPEALSRVRAFVARRFPALAKAPLLETRVCQYEYSTDGDFVVDRHPAVDNLWIAGGGSGHGFKMGPAIGEHIAAVVQGDTPVRPKFSLLRLTNARPAPATRRG; encoded by the coding sequence ATGGCCATCGACCGTCGCTCTGCCATCGCCGCGCTCGCGGCCCTCCCACTTGGACGTGCGCTGTCGGCACCGGAGTCGAGCGCCGACGCGACGCCGTACCCGAGGCCGCCAGCAGCAACGCCGCTGCTGCGCACCGACGGGAGCGCGCGGCATTTCGCTGTGATCGGCGCCGGCGCCTTTGGTGGCTGGACGGCCTGGCACTTGCGGCGCGCTGGTCATCGGGTGACGCTGATCGACGCCTACGGAGCCGGCAACTCGCGCGCGTCGTCAGGCGGCGAGACGCGCCTCATTCGCGCCGTGTACAACGGGCAGCGCGAGTACACCGACCTTGTCGCGCGCGCCTTCGCGCTGTGGCGCGAGTACGAGCGCTCGTGGGGGGCGCGCTTCCTCACGAAGACGGGGGCGCTGTGGATGTTCGAGGGCGACGACGACGCCTTTGCGCGCCGGTCGCTCGAGCTCATGCGCGCGCATCGCCTCCCGCTGGAGGAGGTGGAGCTGGCGGCGGCCGCGCGCCGGTGGCCGCAGCTGTCGTTCGCTGGGGTACGCCACGTCTGGTTCGAGCCCGAGGCCGGGGAGCTGTTGGCGCGCGCGGCGTGCGAGACGGTCCGCGAGCAGTTCGTGAAGGCAGGAGGCGAGTACCGGACGGCGCTGGCGCGCCTCCCGGCATCGCTGGGGCGCCACCTCTCGGCGCTCCCGTTAGGCGACGGGTCGACGCTCACCGCCGACGCCTACGTCTTTGCCTGCGGCCCATGGCTGGGGCGCCTGTTTCCCGACGCGGTGGGGAAGCGGATCCGCGCCACGCGACAGGAGATGTTCTACTTCGGGACTCCGGCCGGCGACACGCGCTTCCTCGACCCGGCCATGCCGGCGTGGGCCAACTTCGGCGACCGGTTGATCTACGGCATGCCCGGGAACGAGCGGCGCGGCTTCAAGGCGGCCGACGATTCGCTGGGTGACGAGGTGGACCCCGACACGCTGGAGCGCCTGGTGCGCCCAGAGGCGCTGTCGCGCGTGCGTGCCTTCGTGGCCCGCCGCTTTCCCGCGCTGGCCAAGGCACCGCTGCTGGAGACACGCGTGTGCCAGTACGAGTACAGCACCGACGGCGACTTCGTCGTCGACCGGCACCCGGCGGTGGACAACCTCTGGATTGCCGGCGGCGGCTCGGGGCACGGCTTCAAGATGGGGCCGGCCATCGGCGAGCACATTGCCGCCGTGGTGCAGGGCGACACCCCGGTGCGCCCCAAGTTCTCGCTTTTGCGCCTGACGAACGCCAGGCCGGCGCCGGCCACGCGGCGGGGGTAG
- a CDS encoding pyridoxal phosphate-dependent aminotransferase has protein sequence MRVEPQDPCQRRESDVIKAARPDDLRPAPSLSSRLQVLSGEGAIDVFRRAVALEQQGRSIIHLELGAPDVPAPPHATEAAIQALRDGDARYVAVNGIPELREAIAADLRSRDVHVDADQVLVTPSAKTAVFYAILAAAEPGSDVLVPDPGFPIYPSAVRFAGAVPVGYGVDSRNAPDVDDIEAKITTRTRALLLNSPNNPTGGALGSAALARLAALCARHGIVAITDDIYTRLVYDAPFAPTLAAFDGARDRTMVIDGFSKTYAMTGYRLGYIAAPRPFVEPLLQLATNGHTCVAPFIQRAGVAALTGPQDAVRAQVEIYRVRRDRLVSGLNAIEGVRCATPDGAFYVFPDLRAVLAARGMSSAQFAARLLQDFGVAAIDGAAFGARGEGHLRLSFASSTAELDAALARIASCVASL, from the coding sequence ATGCGTGTTGAACCACAGGACCCATGCCAGCGTCGGGAATCCGACGTCATCAAAGCCGCGCGGCCGGATGACCTCCGTCCCGCGCCCTCGCTCTCGTCACGGCTTCAGGTCCTCTCCGGCGAGGGGGCCATCGACGTCTTCCGCCGTGCGGTCGCGCTCGAGCAGCAGGGGCGGTCGATCATCCATCTCGAACTCGGCGCGCCCGACGTGCCGGCGCCGCCGCACGCCACCGAGGCGGCGATCCAGGCGCTGCGCGACGGTGATGCGCGCTACGTGGCCGTCAACGGCATTCCCGAGTTGCGCGAGGCGATCGCCGCCGACCTGCGCTCGCGCGACGTGCACGTGGACGCCGACCAGGTGCTCGTGACGCCGAGCGCGAAGACCGCCGTGTTCTACGCCATCCTTGCCGCCGCGGAACCGGGGAGCGACGTCCTGGTTCCCGACCCGGGCTTTCCCATCTACCCCAGCGCCGTGCGCTTTGCCGGGGCCGTCCCGGTGGGATACGGTGTCGACAGCCGCAACGCGCCGGATGTCGACGACATCGAGGCAAAAATCACGACGCGCACGCGCGCCCTCCTCCTCAACTCGCCCAACAACCCGACGGGTGGCGCGTTAGGCTCGGCGGCGCTGGCGCGACTGGCTGCCCTCTGCGCCCGGCACGGGATCGTGGCCATCACCGACGACATCTACACGCGACTGGTGTACGATGCCCCCTTCGCCCCGACGCTGGCCGCGTTTGACGGGGCGCGCGACCGCACCATGGTCATCGATGGCTTCTCGAAGACGTATGCAATGACCGGGTATCGCCTGGGCTACATCGCGGCGCCACGCCCGTTCGTCGAGCCGTTGCTCCAGTTGGCCACCAACGGCCACACCTGTGTGGCCCCCTTCATCCAGCGCGCCGGCGTGGCGGCGCTCACCGGACCGCAGGACGCGGTGCGCGCGCAGGTCGAGATCTACCGCGTGCGTCGCGACCGGTTGGTGAGCGGCCTCAACGCCATCGAGGGGGTCCGCTGCGCCACGCCGGACGGCGCGTTCTACGTCTTTCCCGACCTTCGCGCGGTGCTTGCAGCTCGCGGGATGTCCTCGGCGCAGTTCGCCGCACGGTTGCTCCAGGACTTTGGCGTCGCGGCCATCGACGGCGCGGCGTTCGGCGCGCGCGGCGAGGGGCACCTGCGGCTCTCGTTTGCCTCGTCCACGGCAGAACTCGACGCGGCGCTGGCGCGCATTGCGTCGTGTGTCGCCTCGCTCTAG
- a CDS encoding phage holin family protein, translating to MSLLLRLLINAAALYVAARFVDGISFSGPPMALIAVALVFGVVNTFVKPVIKLFSIPVIFFTLGLFLVIINGAMLLLTSRLSMTLGLGFTVRGFGPALLGAIVVSLTSLVLGQFLEDEVRA from the coding sequence ATGTCCCTCCTCCTGCGCCTCCTCATCAATGCGGCCGCGCTGTACGTCGCGGCGCGGTTCGTCGACGGCATCTCGTTCTCGGGCCCGCCCATGGCGCTCATCGCCGTCGCCCTCGTCTTTGGCGTCGTCAACACCTTCGTGAAGCCGGTCATCAAGCTGTTCTCGATTCCCGTCATCTTCTTCACGCTGGGGCTCTTTCTCGTGATCATCAACGGCGCGATGCTCCTCCTTACCTCGCGCCTCTCGATGACCTTGGGGCTCGGCTTCACGGTGCGCGGCTTCGGCCCCGCCTTGCTGGGCGCAATCGTCGTCTCGCTCACCTCCCTCGTTCTCGGGCAGTTCCTGGAGGACGAAGTCAGGGCGTGA
- a CDS encoding DsrE/DsrF/DrsH-like family protein encodes MTTALETAAVPAGATSGANNDARATNRKVAIICSKGSLDMAYPGLILANAARMMGIDAVLFFTFWGMDIIRESTVDKLHAGVVGNPGAHMPAMLAGLPGVEGLATHMMKRKIAEIDVPTVRELLETLSDAGAELYACQMAMEMMGIAREELVPQVQDVITAMEFFEKSDGAQVIFI; translated from the coding sequence ATGACTACCGCGCTGGAGACTGCGGCGGTGCCGGCCGGCGCCACGAGCGGCGCCAACAACGATGCCCGCGCCACCAACCGCAAGGTCGCGATCATCTGCTCCAAGGGGAGCCTCGACATGGCCTACCCCGGCCTCATCCTGGCCAATGCGGCGCGCATGATGGGGATCGACGCCGTGCTCTTCTTCACCTTCTGGGGGATGGACATCATCCGCGAGTCGACGGTGGACAAGCTCCACGCCGGCGTGGTGGGCAATCCCGGCGCGCACATGCCGGCAATGCTCGCCGGGCTGCCGGGCGTAGAGGGCCTGGCGACGCACATGATGAAGAGGAAGATCGCCGAGATCGACGTTCCCACGGTGCGCGAACTGCTCGAGACCCTCAGCGACGCGGGCGCCGAGTTGTACGCCTGCCAGATGGCGATGGAGATGATGGGGATCGCGCGCGAGGAGCTGGTGCCGCAGGTGCAAGACGTGATCACGGCGATGGAGTTCTTCGAGAAGTCGGACGGGGCGCAGGTGATCTTCATCTGA